One segment of Bacteroidota bacterium DNA contains the following:
- the nrfD gene encoding NrfD/PsrC family molybdoenzyme membrane anchor subunit, which produces MKEEIIISGRNNHLIDPVLNVWHWEIPAYLFLGGLSAGILFFAAFYHLRYPNKAISDTLKKAVMLTPIFLVLGLGVLMLDLKNPLMSWRLYTSFSIESPMSWGAWTLMLVVPLSFMWSFVMVKDIFPNVKWPFAFIDTLEEFLKSKCRIMAWILLIFSIILGIYTGILLSAFNARPFWSNPILGPLFLVSGMSTAAALITWLSKDHEEIRKFTRIDLWLISVEIFMIIHVFMGMLAGTQLQIEGIGMFLGGEYTYIFFGGVIILGLLLPALLELLEMYGKKIPAFIPAIMILIGGLIFRIVMVEAGQVSSVIY; this is translated from the coding sequence ATGAAAGAAGAAATAATAATTAGCGGACGGAATAACCATCTCATAGACCCCGTACTAAATGTTTGGCATTGGGAAATACCGGCTTATCTGTTCCTGGGAGGATTGTCGGCAGGAATACTTTTCTTTGCCGCATTCTACCATCTGCGATATCCAAACAAAGCTATCTCAGACACATTAAAAAAAGCAGTAATGTTGACTCCTATATTTTTGGTTTTGGGATTAGGAGTATTAATGCTCGATTTAAAAAACCCGCTTATGTCGTGGAGACTATACACCAGTTTTAGTATAGAGTCACCGATGAGTTGGGGCGCCTGGACTTTGATGCTGGTTGTTCCCCTATCCTTTATGTGGAGTTTTGTAATGGTAAAAGATATTTTTCCAAATGTAAAATGGCCGTTTGCCTTTATAGACACATTAGAAGAATTCCTAAAGTCTAAATGTAGAATTATGGCGTGGATATTACTAATATTCTCGATCATCCTGGGTATTTACACCGGTATTTTACTATCGGCATTTAATGCCCGTCCGTTCTGGAGTAACCCTATCTTAGGTCCTTTATTTTTAGTATCCGGTATGTCTACAGCAGCGGCTTTAATTACCTGGTTAAGTAAAGATCACGAAGAAATCAGAAAGTTTACACGTATTGATTTATGGTTGATTTCGGTAGAGATTTTTATGATAATACATGTATTTATGGGCATGCTTGCCGGAACACAGCTACAAATAGAAGGTATAGGAATGTTTTTGGGAGGAGAATACACATACATATTCTTTGGCGGTGTAATAATTTTAGGCTTATTACTCCCGGCATTATTGGAATTACTGGAGATGTATGGCAAAAAGATCCCTGCATTTATTCCTGCTATAATGATACTGATCGGAGGATTAATTTTCAGAATAGTTATGGTTGAAGCAGGGCAAGTAAGTTCCGTGATTTATTAA